A stretch of Acropora muricata isolate sample 2 chromosome 7, ASM3666990v1, whole genome shotgun sequence DNA encodes these proteins:
- the LOC136921659 gene encoding uncharacterized protein: MKQAKQTPSLNVPRGKHLITSPLTSERVTTTEGPEGLLQGRGQVSLTANTSLKPSTATRVNNSLQPHSKRNNTSVPSAVSGQELDRTELSEMHFSSTAMLREVSSVVRSYSPWRSLNNSSLKNFSSLTKLKIAREAMLLTLTQSLSRSKQDSSVGFKEVAFSRIDRPSGIQETLAASSVPKSNAHIHEEQFSKSAITAEAKGSVRMSHIFSNEKSSFPSRLIDSGKQNESSTESIERDRIPVMTPRLQVLPGLSDVASKGRHLQISGRDSYTQSVAKSTVNESFDQNTLFSLANPSTLPGDMEMKMSPSATLALSFVSLKIQQEKSQIKSTSLESAILSNVTADSGLSPISSSNSREFEKSNSQFPGSTSLPNAVSTPPEKPRKRSNLIFSVSQRPNPFHKMDNVAVKDALKAKDQTDLSTPLNGQTSLNRSSKIDLPIAVSSWLSLSYFVPILPSTMSSFSQRTSLMEGNTGLDDSTSFNVRRSGYTMHHSPSLPLASTVKLPSTPSLDKWRTPNTDDSKTAIKLDRDTQVSSWRISRGHHTRTPALVSEPLQQQSLITSNITMLRTLENNDFSTSVGNTTKVEPTQPRRRDSRSSMNFHNVSQKTASTIKVTKNRDNRSFSAVSGVKKPQKLESGTLVVASVNVTSSPLERTLNATRRGKEKIISSLGSGIIASPVFNHATQHMEEELKNQTGLLLSVSRLENMLGDLQKNVLRASELHLGKAFNLSLVFNESNTSEMAKHVDFRLNRISSRLKHISSVLKALQQKGYQGNAAAVDKSKVAASENGTKLDDKQNELIERLLKRFGKLEALIKTQKDSAINRNSTATINSSRTEDINGHVFNIPSLRSLEFPKEKSARGIIASPVFNHATQHIEELLKNQTGLLLSVSRLEAEEKKLDSTFPRVVSSASYPLRRTKSVGEDSHYTSFTTITATNKTLLETSLASSLPTSTLKASPRITANDSSSHPHSSVITHSVHPDIWENKTQVQRSKVFTYVTFRGGLEAGVFTNRGNVDSMETCVQFCYDHTLCHVAFVVGNTCYSIQCYSQKTCEVLPVHTTVINTRVVYLKDRMLRLPYNVTSHPTASSLVKNNNFTIKNCAKNTTVLRNMTFLAGMSAGNYTDYGTVKSIEACSNICCSKRVCDAAFVILNNCFTIDCVSDKACHAIPSKSNKVNTAIVFFRKTLSDKLVQPFHMEVPKRRKALPCHLVSGVLKGVVFRGGMSAGNFTDQGLVGGFSSCVDKCCHLRDCDAAFMVERNCYSVKCSKNKTLCYPVVARSTKLKTFMALKRDIHLDNLTLSDSKPENCVQHGSIKHGFTFQKGMKAGNFTSLGEVKNMSTCIQRCCANTCQAAFMIGNTCYSVVCRSGEDCRTVKAKRMDFTTAIAFVNQVNKNIAGDKVSNRMSKFTKSILGGRCEITNEQANVTLTGGWRAGKFLRLLDVKGMGKCIEACCEYNGCGAAMFIGQFCYNFICFHPSGCQLTGTKQDFMISRFVAVHKIESPVLPPHKRAQIGRLTRSKEHLDISRFMKDVKNAIKVGNHSSRSTTGTGNEINVITIPPGSIPRTSFVTNSLFPALMKSEISLKKSSKSEGHISLFSLSKTAFSAGASVANFIGSFRTEHNTITSSNFTKHLDRTVVGSNVGSAISTTPTSPLLPKRSTSLELSVTNVIEQGMTEAPSSSYKSLLRPSIDQVSSISFSSPSVIHSQNNTGASPLLSEEHSFLSDYSLLKERKNRSRKRSYACTHTFVFNNSTLRGGLLAGDVKNEGKVDGMEECVEMCCKTAECNVALLIDEVCYIVACSNKKNCEAIPEKGSGNRENSKVAYVARSKTETQFIKKLISHAETLKENHLGNNRTVKNKTSHELPLVKQGSCIRSPILRDVRFKLGMHAGDFKSMGTVTGVDECVALCCKSNACNAIFMLRSRCHVVSCSSEFDCQTVAAESQFYQPTVVYVARNRLEADYFLKMIPKDMLVKFQPNSTTDAMSHKDEPAIRRSELGEEKYREDTALNVAFSYSLSQASHSGLSSSETMNAKVSVITSMVSSNSSQIQKESLPSTNGHKVSPSKNSAYVVSGFFNPKPSLAEMSHEDTSNAHSPSVSFNYLEQTSMSARLSNHGSTLNAVMSSPSILKALEPLLPSPTVKETWSPTSATSKLWSPFHGNVTKPLRLSSSSRITINTWPTLSVSSEAKAIKHNALPLSALASIDMRKNFSVSSVIKAKFEKKDGTPVKSFQSTLQHRSSRQSLIDLVETPNTIKSLQFSAKDNSQKSVAFSPSWHQNNLFASGAGTSIGITWPTSSGLHKIAISSEVQSSNSLSYSVDEGC; the protein is encoded by the exons TGATAGACCTAGTGGTATCCAGGAAACTTTGGCCGCCTCCTCTGTCCCGAAATCTAATGCACACATTCACGAAGAACAGTTCAGCAAGTCTGCTATCACTGCTGAAGCCAAAGGGTCCGTTAGGATGTCCCACATTTTCTCTAATGAGAAAAGCTCATTTCCAAGCCGCTTAATTGACTCAGGTAAACAGAATGAATCTTCCACGGAATCAATTGAGAGAGATCGTATACCTGTGATGACACCAAGACTACAAGTTCTTCCTGGTTTGTCAGACGTCGCTTCTAAAGGGCGCCATTTGCAAATCTCCGGCCGCGATAGCTACACCCAATCGGTAGCAAAATCAACCGTCAACGAGTCTTTTGATCAGAATACACTATTCTCATTGGCAAACCCTTCGACTTTACCTGGTGACATGGAAATGAAAATGTCACCTTCTGCAACTTTGGCCCTTTCGTTCGTGTCTCTCAAGATTCAACAGGAGAaaagtcaaatcaaatcaacCAGTTTAGAATCTGCAATTTTATCGAATGTTACTGCAGACTCGGGACTTTCTCCAATTTCTTCTTCGAACAGCCGTGAATTTGAGAAGTCAAACTCGCAGTTTCCTGGTTCCACGTCTTTACCGAACGCAGTGTCGACACCGCCAGAAAAACCGCGGAAGCGCTCCAATCTGATCTTCTCTGTGTCACAGAGACCCAACCCTTTTCACAAAATGGATAATGTGGCTGTGAAAGACGCTCTAAAAGCAAAAGATCAAACGGATTTGTCGACTCCCCTGAATGGTCAAACCTCGCTTAATCGAAGTTCAAAAATTGATTTACCCATCGCTGTTTCATCCTGGTTGTCGTTATCATATTTCGTTCCAATTCTACCGTCGACTATGTCATCATTCTCACAGCGAACGAGCCTCATGGAAGGAAATACGGGTTTAGATGATTCGACGAGTTTTAATGTGAGGAGATCTGGGTACACTATGCACCATTCTCCTTCATTGCCATTAGCCTCTACAGTAAAGCTTCCTTCAACGCCATCCTTAGATAAATGGCGAACACCGAATACAGATGATAGTAAGACTGCAATAAAATTAGACCGGGATACGCAGGTGTCGTCTTGGCGAATCTCTCGTGGACATCACACTAGAACACCAGCACTGGTCAGTGAACCGTTACAGCAACAATCGTTAATTACCAGCAATATTACAATGCTTAGAACACTTGAAAACAATGACTTCAGTACATCAGTAGGAAATACTACTAAGGTGGAGCCTACGCAGCCACGTCGAAGAGACTCTCGGTCTTCGATGAACTTTCACAATGTGTCTCAGAAAACTGCATCGACGATTAAAGTTACTAAGAACAGAGACAATAGAAGTTTTTCCGCCGTCTCTGGTGTGAAAAAACCCCAGAAATTGGAAAGTGGTACATTGGTTGTTGCTTCAGTGAATGTGACTTCATCACCTCTAGAAAGAACTCTGAACGCAACTCGGAGAGGGAAAGAAAAGATTATTTCTTCTCTTGGAAGTGGAATAATTGCCAGCCCTGTCTTTAATCACGCCACTCAGCATATGGAGGAAGAGTTGAAGAACCAAACAGGGCTTCTGCTTTCTGTCTCAAGACTTGAAAATATGTTGGGTGATCTTCAGAAGAATGTTTTGCGTGCATCAGAGCTTCATCTCGGAAAAGCGTTCAATTTGTCGTTAGTTTTCAATGAAAGTAACACCAGCGAAATGGCCAAACACGTTGACTTTCGTTTAAATCGTATTTCATCCAGACTGAAGCATATTTCATCAGTGCTCAAAGCATTGCAGCAAAAAGGATACCAGGGGAACGCCGCTGCAGTTGATAAATCTAAAGTGGCTGCATCAGAAAATGGAACAAAACTTGACGATAAACAGAACGAGCTCATTGAGCGTTTGTTAAAACGTTTCGGTAAACTGGAAGCGTTGATTAAAACCCAGAAAGATTCAGCAATTAACAGGAATTCAACTGCAACGATCAATTCTTCAAGAACGGAGGACATCAACGGACATGTTTTTAACATTCCATCATTACGCTCTTTAGAATTTCCAAAAGAGAAAAGTGCGAGGGGAATAATTGCCAGTCCTGTTTTTAATCACGCCACTCAACATATCGAGGAGCTGCTGAAGAACCAAACAGGGCTTCTGCTTTCTGTTTCAAGACTTGAGGCAGAAGAGAAAAAACTCGACTCGACCTTCCCAAGAGTTGTTTCGTCTGCTTCGTATCCCTTGAGAAGAACTAAATCGGTGGGTGAAGACAGCCATTACACTTCTTTCACGACGATCACTGCTACGAACAAGACTCTGTTAGAGACCTCATTAGCTTCTTCCCTACCTACATCGACTTTGAAAGCGAGCCCACGTATCACGGCTAATGACTCCAGCAGTCATCCACACAGTTCAGTGATCACACACTCTGTCCATCCTGATATCTGGGAAAACAAAACCCAAGTACAGAGGAGTAAGGTGTTTACCTACGTGACGTTCCGGGGTGGTCTAGAAGCTGGTGTTTTCACCAATCGCGGTAACGTGGATTCCATGGAAACGTGTGTGCAATTTTGTTACGACCACACCTTGTGCCACGTTGCTTTTGTCGTTGGGAACACTTGTTATTCCATACAGTGCTACAGCCAGAAAACATGCGAGGTGTTACCAGTCCACACGACTGTGATTAATACACGGGTGGTATACTTAAAAGACAGAATGTTGCGATTGCCATACAATGTCACAAGTCATCCGACAGCTTCTTCCCTCgtgaaaaacaacaactttacCATCAAGAACTGTGCAAAGAACACAACGGTGCTGCGAAATATGACATTTCTCGCTGGAATGAGTGCTGGAAACTATACAGACTACGGAACTGTGAAGAGCATCGAAGCGTGCTCCAATATTTGCTGCTCTAAGAGGGTTTGTGACGCCGCATTTGTGATACTCAACAACTGTTTCACAATCGATTGCGTGAGCGACAAAGCCTGTCACGCAATCCCTTCGAAGTCGAACAAAGTTAACACGGCGATTGTATTCTTTCGCAAAACACTTTCTGACAAACTTGTCCAGCCATTCCATATGGAAGTACCGAAGAGGAGAAAAGCACTGCCATGTCATCTGGTTAGTGGTGTGCTAAAAGGCGTTGTCTTCAGGGGCGGAATGAGCGCTGGGAACTTCACAGACCAAGGTTTGGTAGGTGGATTCTCGTCATGCGTAGATAAATGCTGTCATTTGCGTGACTGTGATGCCGCCTTCATGGTAGAGAGGAACTGTTATTCTGTGAAGTGTTCTAAAAACAAGACACTTTGTTATCCAGTTGTTGCAagatcaacaaaattaaaaacGTTTATGGCATTGAAGAGAGACATACACCTTGATAACTTGACACTTTCAGATTCTAAGCCTGAAAATTGTGTTCAACACGGGAGCATTAAACATGGGTTTACTTTTCAAAAAGGCATGAAAGCAGGCAACTTTACTTCGCTTGGTGAGGTGAAAAACATGAGCACGTGCATTCAGAGGTGTTGCGCTAACACTTGCCAAGCGGCTTTCATGATTGGAAATACGTGTTACTCAGTTGTATGTCGCTCAGGGGAAGACTGCAGGACTGTAAAGGCAAAGCGAATGGACTTTACAACAGCGATTGCATTTGTTAACCAAGTCAACAAAAACATCGCTGGTGATAAAGTCTCTAATCGAATGAGTAAGTTTACAAAAAGCATCTTAGGGGGGCGATGTGAGATCACAAATGAACAAGCAAATGTCACTCTAACGGGGGGATGGAGAGCTGGTAAATTCCTTCGACTGTTGGACGTTAAGGGCATGGGGAAATGCATCGAAGCGTGCTGTGAGTACAATGGCTGTGGAGCTGCAATGTTTATCGGGCAGTTCTGTtacaatttcatttgttttcatccGAGCGGGTGCCAGTTGACGGGAACTAAACAGGACTTTATGATCAGCAGATTTGTTGCAGTGCACAAGATTGAGAGCCCTGTACTCCCACCTCACAAGAGAGCCCAAATAGGGCGGCTAACGCGATCTAAAGAACATCTAGATATCAGTAGATTTATGAAGGATGTTAAAAACGCTATCAAAGTTGGAAACCACTCCAGTAGGTCGACAACAGGTACAGGAAACGAGATAAACGTGATAACGATACCACCAGGTTCCATTCCAAGAACAAGTTTTGTTACCAACAGCCTTTTTCCAGCCTTGATGAAGAGTGAAATATCTTTAAAGAAATCTTCAAAGTCTGAAGGCCACATCTCtctgttttcattgtcaaagaCTGCGTTTTCTGCGGGAGCTTCTGTGGCCAATTTCATTGGTAGTTTCAGAACCGAACATAACACAATAACGTCTTCAAATTTTACTAAGCATCTGGATAGAACGGTTGTCGGAAGCAACGTTGGGAGTGCAATATCCACGACACCAACATCACCGCTATTGCCAAAGAGAAGCACCTCATTAGAGCTTTCTGTAACTAACGTCATAGAACAAGGCATGACTGAAGCACCATCAAGCAGTTATAAAAGCCTGTTGAGGCCTTCCATAGACCAAGTAAGTTCTATTTCGTTTTCATCGCCAAGTGTCATACACAGTCAAAATAACACCGGTGCATCTCCGTTGCTATCTGAAGAACATTCCTTCTTAAGTGATTATAGTCTACTGAAGGAGAGGAAAAACCGAAGCAGAAAACGTTCCTATGCTTGCACTCACACGTTTGTGTTTAACAACTCGACATTGCGCGGTGGGCTCCTCGCTGGAGATGTAAAGAACGAGGGAAAAGTTGATGGCATGGAGGAGTGTGTGGAAATGTGCTGCAAAACTGCAGAATGTAATGTGGCATTGTTGATAGATGAGGTATGTTACATCGTGGCTTGTTCCAACAAAAAGAATTGTGAGGCTATTCCTGAAAAAGGCTCCGGCAATCGAGAAAATTCCAAGGTTGCGTACGTAGCTCGAAGCAAGACTGAAACACAATTTATTAAAAAACTTATCAGTCACGCAGAAACgttaaaggaaaatcatttagGCAACAATCGGACAGTGAAGAACAAAACAAGCCATGAACTTCCGTTGGTCAAGCAAGGCTCTTGCATACGTAGCCCTATTCTGCGTGACGTAAGGTTTAAGCTTGGCATGCACGCTGGCGACTTCAAGTCAATGGGCACAGTAACTGGTGTTGATGAATGTGTTGCGTTATGCTGCAAGTCAAATGCATGTAACGCAATATTCATGCTGCGGTCTAGGTGTCATGTGGTCTCGTGCTCTAGTGAGTTTGATTGCCAGACTGTTGCAGCCGAATCGCAATTTTACCAACCCACAGTTGTTTACGTGGCAAGGAACAGGCTCGAAGCGGATTATTTCTTGAAGATGATCCCCAAGGATATGCTGGTCAAGTTTCAACCTAATAGTACCACTGATGCAATGAGCCATAAAGACGAACCAGCAATTCGAAGATCTGAACTAGGTGAGGAAAAATACCGGGAAGACACTGCACTCAACGTGGCCTTTTCGTATTCGCTGTCACAGGCATCCCACTCAGGCTTGAGCTCGTCTGAAACTATGAATGCCAAAGTCTCCGTGATTACTTCTATGGTGTCATCAAACTCATCGCAAATTCAAAAAGAATCCCTTCCATCTACTAACGGCCATAAAGTTTCTCCTTCAAAAAATTCAGCATATGTCGTTTCTGGTTTCTTTAACCCTAAACCTTCCCTCGCCGAAATGAGTCACGAAGACACCTCGAATGCTCATAGCCCTTCAGTTTCGTTCAACTACCTCGAACAAACTTCAATGTCAGCACGTCTCTCTAATCATGGGTCCACATTAAACGCTGTAATGAGCTCACCGAGTATCTTAAAGGCCCTGGAACCACTGCTTCCCAGTCCAACTGTTAAGGAGACGTGGAGTCCTACATCGGCGACGTCAAAATTGTGGTCTCCTTTTCATGGCAATGTGACAAAACCTCTCAGACTCTCAAGTTCCTCGAGGATAACAATCAACACATGGCCTACACTGAGTGTTTCGTCTGAAGCTAAAGCGATAAAGCACAATGCACTACCTCTGTCTGCCTTGGCGTCAATTGACATGCGAAAGAATTTTTCAGTGTCTTCTGTTATCAaagcaaaatttgaaaagaaagacGGAACACCAGTTAAGTCTTTTCAATCGACGCTGCAACACAGAAGCTCTCGCCAGAGTCTCATAGATTTAGTGGAGACTCCAAATACAATTAAATCGCTTCAATTCAGTGCAAAGGATAACTCTCAAAAATCAGTCGCTTTTTCACCTTCATGGCACCAAAACAATCTTTTTGCCAGTGGTGCTGGAACATCAATTGGAATCACATGGCCAACTAGCAGTGGTCTTCATAAAATTGCTATCTCAAGTGAAGTACAATCAAGTAACTCTTTGTCATACAGTGTAGATGAAGGG TGCTAA